In Sceloporus undulatus isolate JIND9_A2432 ecotype Alabama chromosome 10, SceUnd_v1.1, whole genome shotgun sequence, the following proteins share a genomic window:
- the ABCB9 gene encoding ABC-type oligopeptide transporter ABCB9 codes for MRAWKALAGTLAFTGIDVTVTTLLYERSRGNGSILQDLKHFNIFDSMLDIWGACLYRSCLLLGAGIGVAKNTNYGPKRLKRSRIFITLVCLAVGIYTLVKLLLYSEVRKTIKNPWFWSLFTWTYISLAATFFLWLLLASVRPSRESLGVNSESRTEAEEIADPSFPSTQEKKEEASAATICKLLSYTKPDVHFLAVAFFFLILAALGETFLPYYTGRAIDGIVIQKSMEQFSTAVMIMALLAIGSSFAAGIRGGVFTLVFARLNIRLRNSLFQSLVSQEMSFFDENLTGDIISRLTSDTTIVSDLVSQNINIFLRNMVKATGVIVFMFSLSWKLSLVTFMGFPIIMLMSDLYGKYYKKLSKEVQNALAKANNTAEETISAMKTVRSFANEEVEANVYSDKLQQVYKLNKKEAIAYTYYVWSNGLTLLIVQVSILYYGGHLVISDQMTSGNLISFIIYEFVLGDCMESIGSVYSGLMQGVGAAEKVFEFIDRKPTMVNDGTLAPNQLEGKVEFRNVTFAYRTRPATQVLQNVSFTLHPGKVTALVGPSGSGKSSCVNIMENFYPLQDGQVLLDGQPINMYEHKYLHSVISLVSQEPVLFARSIADNISYGLASVPYESVVQAAQKANAHMFITELQDGYHTEAGEKGTQLSGGQKQRVAIARALIRNPPILILDEATSALDAESEHAIQRAIYGDVQSHTVLVIAHRLSTVEKAHNIIVLDKGRVVQQGTHKQLMEEGGLYSKLVQRQILGHETGTGDGYQLDGSLAGIRKDSPKMGLSEEFRV; via the exons ATGCGTGCCTGGAAAGCTCTGGCGGGCACTTTAGCCTTTACAGGAATAGATGTGACAGTGACCACGCTACTCTATGAACGCAGCCGGGGGAACGGCAGCATCCTTCAGGACCTGAAGCACTTTAATATCTTTGATTCCATGCTCGATATCTGGGGGGCCTGCCTGTATAGGAGTTGTCTGCTCTTGGGTGCTGGCATCGGAGTCGCCAAAAACACAAACTATGGCCCCAAGCGGTTGAAACGGTCCCGGATCTTCATTACACTTGTCTGCCTCGCGGTGGGCATTTACACCCTTGTCAAGCTACTTCTCTACTCAGAGGTGAGGAAGACTATCAAGAACCCCTGGTTTTGGAGTTTGTTCACCTGGACGTATATATCCCTGGCAGCCACGTTCTTCTTGTGGCTGCTGTTGGCCTCTGTGAGACCCTCCAGGGAGTCTTTGGGAGTGAATTCTGAATCCAGGACTGAGGCCGAGGAAATTGCTGACCCCAGTTTTCCTAGTActcaggaaaagaaggaagaggcatCAGCAGCCACCATTTGCAAGCTGTTGTCTTACACCAAGCCAGATGTTCACTTCCTTGCAGtggccttcttcttcctcataCTTGCTGCTTTAG GTGAGACATTCCTTCCATACTACACAGGCCGGGCTATTGATGGAATAGTAATCCAGAAGAGCATGGAGCAATTTTCCACTGCAGTCATGATCATGGCCCTTCTAGCCATAGGAAG CTCATTTGCCGCAGGTATCCGGGGAGGCGTCTTCACCCTTGTGTTTGCTAGACTCAATATCCGACTCCGCAACAGCCTCTTCCAATCGCTGGTCTCCCAAGAAATGAGTTTCTTTGACGAAAATCTCACTG GTGACATTATTTCCCGCCTGACATCAGACACCACAATCGTGAGTGATCTAGTCTCTCAGAACATCAACATTTTCCTGCGCAACATGGTCAAAGCTACAGGGGTCATTGTCTTCATGTTCAGCCTCTCCTGGAAACTCTCCCTGGTTACCTTCATGGGTTTTCCCATAATCATGCTCATGTCAGATCTTTATGGGAAATACTACAAG AAACTCTCCAAAGAGGTCCAGAATGCTTTGGCGAAAGCAAACAACACTGCTGAGGAAACCATCTCAGCCATGAAGACTGTCCGCAGCTTTGCCAATGAAGAGGTGGAGGCAAATGTCTATTCGGACAAACTACAACAAGTCTACAAGCTCAACAAAAAGGAAGCCATAGCTTACACCTACTATGTGTGGTCCAATGGG CTAACACTCCTTATCGTTCAAGTCAGCATCTTGTACTACGGAGGGCACCTTGTGATCTCTGACCAAATGACCAGTGGGAACCTGATATCCTTCATTATTTATGAATTTGTCCTGGGAGACTGCATGGAG tcAATTGGTTCAGTCTATAGTGGGCTGATGCAAGGTGTTGGCGCTGCTGAGAAAGTATTTGAGTTCATAGACCGGAAGCCAACTATGGTGAATGATGGGACCCTAGCCCCTAACCAGCTGGAAGGCAAAGTGGAGTTCAGGAATGTCACCTTTGCTTACCGCACGCGACCTGCAACCCAGGTCTTACAG AACGTCTCCTTCACTCTGCATCCTGGAAAAGTGACTGCACTGGTAGGTCCCTCGGGCAGCGGGAAGAGCTCCTGTGTCAACATCATGGAGAACTTCTACCCTCTCCAAGATGGGCAAGTCTTGCTGGATGGGCAGCCTATTAACATGTATGAGCACAAGTACCTGCACTCAGTG ATCTCTTTGGTGAGCCAGGAGCCAGTGCTCTTTGCCCGGTCTATTGCTGACAACATTTCCTATGGCTTGGCCTCTGTCCCTTATGAGTCAGTTGTTCAGGCTGCCCAGAAGGCCAACGCCCACATGTTTATTACAGAATTGCAAGATGGTTACCACACAG AAGCTGGTGAAAAGGGAACCCAACTTTCTGGTGGCCAGAAGCAGAGAGTGGCAATAGCAAGAGCTTTAATAAGAAACCCACCGATCCTAATACTTGATGAAGCCACAAGCGCACTGGATGCAGAGAGTGAACACGCG ATTCAGAGGGCCATTTATGGCGATGTCCAGAGTCACACAGTGCTTGTTATAGCCCACAGGCTGAGCACTGTGGAGAAAGCACACAATATCATTGTTCTCGACAAGGGCCGTGTGGTACAGCAAGGGACACACAAGCAGCTCATGGAAGAAGGCGGCCTTTATTCCAAGCTAGTGCAAAGGCAGATCCTGGGTCATGAAACTGGCACGGGCGATGGCTATCAGCTGGATGGTAGCTTGGCTGGCATCAGGAAAGATTCTCCAAAGATGGGACTGTCTGAGGAGTTCCGGGTGTAA